From Nocardioides sp. HDW12B, the proteins below share one genomic window:
- a CDS encoding lysophospholipid acyltransferase family protein: MLYLWSRCWLLCVGARLRVHGREHLGNGGACVVVSNHQSNLDPIVYLALSRGSLRIMTKRELFDVPLLGAALRALGMVKVDRLTPDRTTIQDESARNLAEGVPLLVFPEGTTSRRGELLPFRAGAFEVAVASQVSIVPACVLDTRDVWPAKRLLIRPGTVHVIISEPLTTTGLSRDDVPALRARVVDRIRTTCCPRQDTNRPAHAGWADTRKVNGT; this comes from the coding sequence ATGCTCTATCTGTGGAGTCGCTGCTGGCTGCTGTGCGTTGGTGCCCGGCTCAGGGTCCATGGTCGAGAGCACCTGGGCAATGGCGGCGCCTGCGTCGTGGTGTCCAACCACCAGTCGAACCTTGACCCCATTGTCTATCTGGCGCTGTCCCGCGGCTCGCTCCGCATCATGACCAAGCGGGAGCTGTTCGACGTGCCGCTTCTCGGGGCAGCTCTCCGGGCGCTGGGAATGGTGAAGGTCGACCGGCTCACCCCGGACCGGACGACGATCCAGGACGAATCGGCCCGAAACCTGGCGGAAGGCGTGCCACTGCTCGTCTTCCCGGAGGGAACGACCTCCCGTCGCGGGGAGCTCCTCCCGTTCCGTGCCGGCGCGTTCGAGGTCGCAGTGGCAAGCCAAGTGTCGATCGTTCCGGCGTGCGTACTGGACACCAGAGACGTCTGGCCCGCCAAGCGACTGCTCATCCGCCCCGGGACCGTCCACGTGATCATCAGCGAACCCCTGACCACCACGGGGCTCTCCCGCGACGACGTTCCAGCGCTCCGTGCGCGGGTGGTCGACCGGATCAGAACCACCTGCTGCCCACGTCAGGACACCAACCGGCCAGCCCACGCGGGTTGGGCCGACACACGAAAGGTCAACGGCACATGA
- a CDS encoding SDR family oxidoreductase — MTAPALEGKVAVITGGARGIGYATARTLKSLGMKVAVGDVDETRLLETDRELDLDAVGRLDVTDPESFQAFYHMVTDRLGVPHALVNNAGVMPVGPTVDEGQEVARRMVDINVHGVITGTKLALDSMLPRRSGHIINIASMAGEAYVPGLATYCGTKAAVIAFTDAVRLEHRTSGVDVSLVLPTFTNTELVAGTQGPKGFRNAEPEQIAEAIADLLAHPRPRVYVTRPMGALLKAQRLMPAAWSEGLARRLGSDRMFLGGVDQQARSAYEERARKS, encoded by the coding sequence ATGACTGCTCCAGCACTGGAAGGCAAGGTCGCGGTCATCACTGGCGGCGCCCGCGGGATCGGCTACGCGACCGCCAGGACGCTGAAGAGCCTGGGAATGAAGGTGGCCGTCGGCGATGTCGACGAAACCCGTCTGCTCGAGACTGACAGAGAACTTGATCTCGACGCGGTGGGCCGACTCGACGTGACCGACCCGGAGTCGTTCCAGGCGTTCTACCACATGGTCACCGACCGACTCGGAGTTCCTCACGCGTTGGTCAACAACGCCGGTGTGATGCCCGTCGGGCCCACGGTGGACGAGGGGCAGGAGGTTGCTCGTCGCATGGTCGACATCAACGTCCATGGAGTGATCACCGGCACCAAGCTGGCCCTGGACTCGATGCTGCCGCGCCGCAGTGGCCACATCATCAACATCGCCTCGATGGCGGGGGAGGCGTACGTCCCTGGCCTTGCGACCTACTGCGGGACGAAGGCGGCCGTGATCGCGTTCACCGATGCCGTCAGGCTTGAGCACCGCACCAGCGGAGTGGACGTCTCGCTCGTGCTGCCAACGTTCACCAACACCGAGCTCGTCGCCGGCACGCAGGGCCCCAAGGGCTTCCGGAACGCCGAGCCCGAGCAGATCGCCGAGGCCATCGCTGACCTGCTGGCCCACCCGCGGCCACGGGTCTATGTCACCCGACCCATGGGCGCGCTGCTCAAGGCACAACGGCTCATGCCTGCGGCATGGTCCGAAGGCCTCGCGCGACGACTCGGTAGCGACCGCATGTTCCTGGGTGGTGTCGACCAACAGGCGCGAAGCGCCTATGAGGAAAGGGCCCGGAAGTCATGA